The genomic interval ACATTCTCTACTTCATCGAGAAGAACGCGCCCCTGCTGGAAACCTGGCAACGGGAGATCGTTCGCATCGTGCGCAAGCTGGGCCAGTATTTTTACCCCCAACGCCAGACCCAGGTGATGAACGAGGGCTGGGCCTCTTTCTGGCATTACACGCTGTTGCACGCCATGTATGAGAAAGGCCTGGTGAACGACGGTTTCATGCTGGAGTTCCTGCAGAGCCATACCGCCGTGGTTTACCAACCGCCCTTCAACAGCCCCTGGTATTCCGGCCTGAACCCCTACACCCTGGGCTTTTCGATCTACACCGATCTGCGGCGCATCTGCGAGCACCCAACCGATGAAGACCGGCAGTGGTTCCCGGACATCGCCGGTACCGACTGGGTCGAGACCCTGCATTTCGCCATGGCCAACTTCAAGGATGAAAGCTTCATCCAGCAGTTCCTGTCACCGAAGGTGATGCGCGACCTAAAGCTGTTCTCTATCCAGAATGACGATCAGGAAGACGTGTACCGGGTGACAGCCATTCACGACGAGCCCGGATACCGCATCCTCAGAGAAAAACTGGCGCGGCAGTACAACCTCAGTTACCGCGAACCCAACATCCAGGTCTGGAACGTGGATGTGCGCGGCGATCGCTCACTAACCCTCCGACATGTCCCGGTCGACCGAGTGCCTCTGGGAGATGAAACCGAGGAAGTGTTGCGTCACGTACATCGGCTGTGGGGTTTTGATGTGCACCTGGAGAGTGTTGATGAGGGCACCGTGGTGGAGGAGTACCACTGCCCCCGGCATTCTCTCGATGAAGACGACGATTGAAGTCTTCGACGCGACAAGCTTATCGGTCAGAGCAACATCTGCATCCAGTCCACCAGCCAGGGCACTATAAGAGCCGTGGCGAAGGCCGACAACGCCATCGCCAAGCCCGAAAACGCGCCCATTTGACGGCTGACCTGAAACGCCCGGGCGGTGCCAATGCCGTGGGCGGCCACGCCCATGGCGATGCCTCGGGCGGCATCGTCTTTCACCCGGAACCAATCAAACAGTTTGGTGCCCAGCACCGCACCGGTGATACCGGTTGCGACCGTCAGTACTGCCGTCAGCGATGGCAGCCCGCCGATCTTTTCAGAAATGCCCATGGCCACCGGTGCCGTGGCCGATTTCGGCGCCAGCGACATCTGGATTTCCAGCGAACCGCCCAACAGCCAGGCCAGACCGATGGAGCTGCCGGCTGCAATCAGCACGCCGCAGATCAGGGAAATGGTCACCGGCAGCCAGAGCTGACGCAGCCGGGAGAACTGCTGATACAACGGCACTGCCAGGGCCACGGTGGCCGGTCCCAACAGGAAGTGAACAAACTGGCCGCCTTCGAAATAGTCGTTGTAGGAGGTGTCGGTGAGCAGCAGCAGCCCAATCAACATGGCCACCGACGTCACCACCGGGTTGGCCAGCGGGTTGGAGCTGGTGCGCAGGTAAAACCGATAGGCCAGGCCGTAGGCCACCAGGGTGATAGTCAGCCCCAGCAGAGGCGACGCCGACAGGTAAACCCAGATATCTTTCAGACCGGGATCGTTCATTGCTCCGACCCTCCCTGCGCAGAGCTGTCGGGCTTGACCAGCCAGCGCGTGGTCACCTGCATGATCAGTGCCGTTGCGATCATGGTGATCACGGTGCTGAACAACAACGCCAGAGTGATAGGCAGCCACTCATCAGCGATGCGATCGAAGTGTGCCATCATGCCAACACCGGCCGGCACAAACAGCAGTGACAAATGGGCCAGCAATGCGGACGATGCCTGCTCAACCGAATCCGGGGTCCGGCCCCGAATCCACAAGGTGATGAACAGCATCACCATACCCAGGACCGGCCCCGGAATGGGCACGCCCGCCAAGCGCACGGTGATTTCACCGGCCAACTGGTACACCAGCAACAGCGTTATTCCATTGAGAAACTGCATGGCAAAGGCTCCGGCCGGCGAATACGGTTCTTTTCAGAGCATAGCCACTTAAGGCTGTACTGAACACTCAACGGAAGTCGAACGAGAAATGTTGCAAAAAACGGAACTTTAGGGGGGCGAGCATCGTGAACTCAATTCGTTACCAGTATACTTGCAGCTAACAAGTAAATTTTTTAACTCGTGGAGTACAACAAGGAATGAAACGCCTGGGAACATTGGATGCCTCCTGGCTGGCCGTGGAGTCTGAGGACACCCCGATGCACGTGGGGAACCTGCAAATCTTTTCACTGCCAGAAGGCGCTCCCGACACCTTTTTGCGTGACCTGGTCACCCGCATGAAAGAAACCGGTGAGGTTGCTCCGCCTTGGAGCTACAAACTGGCCGGCTCCGGATTGTTGGGAAGACTGGTCGCTCCCGGATGGAAGATCGACAAAGACATCGATCTGGATTACCACGTGCGCCATTCCGCGCTACCCCGCCCCGGCGGTGAGCGTGAGTTGGGTATTCTGGTGTCCCGTCTGCATTCCAACCCGCTGGATTTTGCCCGGCCGCTGTGGGAATGCCACGTCATTGAGGGCCTCGAAAACAACCGTTTTGCGCTTTACACCAAGATGCATCACTCCCTGATTGATGGCATCAGCGGCGTGCGCCTTTTGCAGCGGGTGCTGACCACGGATCCCGACAAGCGCAACATGGCACCACCCTGGTCGGTACAGCCCGAGCGTCGGCGCGGCAGCAAAACGGACGCGGAAGCCAGCATCCCCGCAGCCATTGCCCAGGCCAAAGATGCCCTCAAGCTGCAGGCCGATATGGCACCACGGCTTTGGCAAGCTGGCAACCGCTTGCTGCACTCCGTGCGCCACCCTGAGGATGGGCTGGCGGCGCCCTTC from Marinobacter sp. LA51 carries:
- a CDS encoding SpoVR family protein; this encodes MTDTMDRPNLPENGQSGDRQPISTSSEWTFDLIRKYDEEIAKCAAEFGLDTYPNQIEVISAEQMMDAYSSVGMPVGYHHWSFGKQFLSTSKGYQRGQMGLAYEIVINSNPCIAYLMEENTLPMQALVIAHACYGHNSFFKGNYLFRTWTDASAIIDYLVFARNYVAECEERHGVDAVEQILDSCHALMNYGVDRYKRPAPISASEEQRRQQEREEYQQRRINDLWRTIPRLNDDDDAVNNKVRFPEEPQENILYFIEKNAPLLETWQREIVRIVRKLGQYFYPQRQTQVMNEGWASFWHYTLLHAMYEKGLVNDGFMLEFLQSHTAVVYQPPFNSPWYSGLNPYTLGFSIYTDLRRICEHPTDEDRQWFPDIAGTDWVETLHFAMANFKDESFIQQFLSPKVMRDLKLFSIQNDDQEDVYRVTAIHDEPGYRILREKLARQYNLSYREPNIQVWNVDVRGDRSLTLRHVPVDRVPLGDETEEVLRHVHRLWGFDVHLESVDEGTVVEEYHCPRHSLDEDDD
- a CDS encoding CidA/LrgA family protein; amino-acid sequence: MQFLNGITLLLVYQLAGEITVRLAGVPIPGPVLGMVMLFITLWIRGRTPDSVEQASSALLAHLSLLFVPAGVGMMAHFDRIADEWLPITLALLFSTVITMIATALIMQVTTRWLVKPDSSAQGGSEQ
- a CDS encoding LrgB family protein; this encodes MNDPGLKDIWVYLSASPLLGLTITLVAYGLAYRFYLRTSSNPLANPVVTSVAMLIGLLLLTDTSYNDYFEGGQFVHFLLGPATVALAVPLYQQFSRLRQLWLPVTISLICGVLIAAGSSIGLAWLLGGSLEIQMSLAPKSATAPVAMGISEKIGGLPSLTAVLTVATGITGAVLGTKLFDWFRVKDDAARGIAMGVAAHGIGTARAFQVSRQMGAFSGLAMALSAFATALIVPWLVDWMQMLL